A stretch of Vannielia litorea DNA encodes these proteins:
- the soxB gene encoding thiosulfohydrolase SoxB: MISRRDFLQVGMAASALLGTSGFGNWARLAAQQRLTQDRLLQFDTFGNVSLIHVTDIHAQLKPIYFREPSVNLGVGANKGVVPHVTGADFRKLYGIEDGSPSHYALSSGDFAALAAGYGKVGGMDRVATVINAIRADRPDALLLDGGDTWHGSYTCLKTAGQDMVNVMNGLQPDAMTFHWEFTLGSERVQEIVEGLPFAALGQNIFDAEWDEPAELFPPYQMFERGGTKIAVIGQAFPYMPIANPGWMFPEYSFGIRDEHMAEMVEEVRAEGAEVVVVLSHNGFDVDKKMASVVPGIDVILSGHTHDALPEPVVVGETIVVASGSHGKFVSRVDLDVRDGRMMGYRHKLIPIFSDVIAPDPEMTALIDAQRAPYEAEMAEVIGQCDTTLYRRGNFNGTWDDLICDALLSERDAQIALSPGVRWGASMIPGQEITREDIFNVTSMTYPNAYRTEMTGEFLKVVMEDVADNIFNPDPYYQQGGDMVRVGGMGYQIDINKPAGERISNMTLLSTGEAIDPAGSYTVAGWASVNEGTEGPPIWEVVEAHIAKLGTVTAGDHDNVKVVVD, encoded by the coding sequence ATGATCTCCCGCCGCGATTTCCTTCAGGTCGGCATGGCCGCTTCCGCCCTCCTCGGCACGTCCGGCTTCGGAAACTGGGCCCGCCTGGCGGCGCAGCAGAGGCTGACGCAGGACCGGCTCTTGCAGTTCGACACCTTCGGCAACGTGAGCCTTATCCATGTCACCGATATTCATGCCCAGCTGAAGCCGATCTACTTCCGCGAGCCTTCGGTCAACCTCGGGGTCGGCGCCAACAAGGGCGTGGTCCCCCACGTCACCGGCGCCGACTTTCGCAAGCTCTACGGCATCGAAGACGGCTCTCCCTCCCACTATGCCCTCAGCTCAGGCGACTTCGCGGCGCTGGCGGCAGGGTATGGCAAGGTTGGCGGGATGGACCGGGTGGCCACCGTTATCAACGCCATCCGCGCCGACCGCCCCGATGCGCTCCTGCTCGATGGCGGCGATACCTGGCACGGCTCCTACACCTGCCTCAAGACGGCCGGGCAGGACATGGTCAATGTGATGAACGGCCTTCAGCCCGATGCGATGACCTTCCACTGGGAGTTCACCCTGGGCTCGGAGCGGGTGCAGGAAATCGTCGAGGGTCTGCCCTTTGCCGCGTTGGGGCAAAACATCTTCGACGCCGAGTGGGACGAACCGGCAGAGCTGTTCCCGCCCTACCAGATGTTCGAGCGCGGCGGCACCAAGATCGCCGTCATCGGCCAGGCCTTCCCCTACATGCCGATCGCCAACCCCGGCTGGATGTTCCCCGAATACTCCTTCGGCATCCGCGACGAGCACATGGCCGAGATGGTCGAGGAGGTCCGCGCCGAAGGGGCCGAGGTGGTCGTGGTGCTCTCCCACAACGGCTTTGACGTCGACAAGAAGATGGCCTCTGTCGTGCCGGGGATCGACGTGATCCTCTCCGGCCACACCCACGACGCGCTCCCCGAGCCGGTGGTGGTGGGCGAAACCATCGTGGTGGCCTCCGGCTCCCACGGCAAGTTCGTCAGCCGGGTGGATCTCGACGTGCGCGACGGACGGATGATGGGCTACCGCCACAAGCTGATCCCGATCTTCTCCGACGTGATCGCCCCCGACCCCGAGATGACCGCCCTCATCGACGCGCAGCGCGCCCCCTACGAGGCCGAGATGGCCGAGGTCATCGGCCAGTGCGACACCACGCTCTACCGGCGCGGCAACTTCAACGGAACCTGGGACGACCTGATCTGCGACGCCCTGCTCTCCGAGCGCGACGCCCAGATCGCCCTGTCGCCCGGCGTCCGCTGGGGCGCCTCGATGATCCCGGGCCAGGAGATCACCCGCGAAGACATCTTCAACGTCACCTCGATGACCTACCCCAACGCCTACCGCACCGAGATGACAGGCGAGTTTCTCAAGGTGGTGATGGAGGACGTGGCGGACAACATCTTCAACCCCGACCCCTACTACCAGCAGGGCGGCGACATGGTTCGCGTCGGCGGCATGGGCTACCAGATCGACATCAACAAACCCGCCGGCGAGCGCATCTCGAACATGACGCTGCTCTCCACCGGCGAGGCGATCGACCCGGCCGGGAGCTACACAGTCGCCGGCTGGGCCTCGGTCAACGAGGGCACCGAAGGCCCGCCCATCTGGGAGGTGGTCGAGGCCCATATCGCCAAGCTCGGCACCGTTACAGCAGGCGATCATGACAACGTGAAAGTGGTGGTCGACTGA
- the soxC gene encoding sulfite dehydrogenase, translating to MSDDLKLSRRAVLAGSAAAAAGTLATQARAEGDPLITEVQEWASGLGEGVDATPYGLPIEFEADVVRRNVPWLTADPISSINFTPIHALDGTITPQGCAFERHHSGAIELRKEDYRLMINGLGVSPLVFTYADLERFPRENHVYFCECAANTGMEWAGAQLNGAQFTHGMIHNMEYTGIPLRTLLNEAGYDGATEGRWVYVEGADASSNGRSIPMEKALDDVLVAFKANGEALRKEHGYPVRLVVPGWEGNMWIKWLRRIEVTDAAVESREETSKYTDTLADGTSRKWTWVMDAKSVVTSPSPQAPITHGPGPLVITGMAWSGHGRITRVDVSKDGGITWETARLGRTQGDTKALTRFYLDTEWDGSEMLLQSRAMDETGYVQPTKAQLREVRGLNSVYHNNCIQTWHVNTDGSAENVEVS from the coding sequence ATGAGCGACGATCTCAAACTCTCACGCCGCGCCGTACTGGCGGGCTCCGCAGCCGCCGCAGCCGGCACGCTGGCCACCCAGGCCCGCGCCGAGGGCGACCCGCTCATCACCGAGGTGCAGGAGTGGGCCTCCGGCCTCGGCGAAGGTGTCGATGCCACCCCCTACGGCCTGCCCATCGAGTTCGAGGCCGACGTGGTGCGCCGCAACGTGCCCTGGCTCACCGCCGACCCGATCTCCTCGATCAACTTCACGCCGATCCACGCGCTCGACGGCACCATCACGCCCCAGGGCTGCGCCTTCGAGCGCCACCACTCCGGCGCCATCGAGCTGCGCAAGGAGGACTACCGGCTGATGATCAACGGCCTCGGCGTTTCGCCGCTGGTCTTCACCTATGCCGACCTGGAGCGCTTTCCGCGCGAGAACCACGTCTATTTCTGCGAATGCGCGGCCAACACGGGCATGGAATGGGCCGGTGCCCAGCTCAACGGCGCCCAGTTCACCCACGGCATGATCCACAACATGGAATACACCGGCATTCCTCTGCGCACCTTGCTGAACGAGGCCGGCTACGACGGCGCCACCGAGGGTCGCTGGGTCTATGTCGAGGGGGCCGATGCCTCCTCCAACGGCCGCTCGATCCCGATGGAAAAGGCGCTGGACGACGTGCTCGTGGCCTTCAAGGCCAACGGCGAGGCGCTGCGCAAGGAGCACGGCTACCCGGTGCGCCTCGTGGTGCCCGGCTGGGAGGGCAACATGTGGATCAAGTGGCTCCGCCGCATCGAGGTGACCGATGCCGCCGTCGAGAGCCGCGAGGAGACCTCCAAGTACACCGACACGCTGGCCGACGGCACCTCCCGCAAGTGGACCTGGGTGATGGACGCCAAGTCGGTCGTCACCTCGCCCAGCCCGCAGGCCCCGATCACCCACGGGCCGGGCCCGCTGGTCATCACCGGCATGGCCTGGTCGGGCCACGGCCGCATCACCCGTGTCGACGTGTCCAAGGACGGCGGCATCACATGGGAGACCGCCCGCCTCGGCCGCACCCAAGGCGATACCAAGGCACTCACCCGCTTCTACCTCGATACCGAGTGGGACGGCTCCGAGATGCTGCTGCAAAGCCGCGCGATGGACGAAACCGGCTATGTCCAGCCGACCAAGGCCCAGCTGCGCGAGGTGCGTGGGCTGAACTCGGTCTACCACAACAACTGCATCCAGACCTGGCATGTGAACACCGACGGGAGCGCAGAAAATGTCGAAGTTTCTTAA
- a CDS encoding c-type cytochrome, with translation MSKFLNTFAPVMGGTAVLLGSAYILADQFVADMPAPLRGQAVPAASAQATPEPVAEETAQAADEAAPAEQSEATEEHAEQSEATEEHAEQSEATEEQPEQSEATSVATAKYGLGRPATEDEIAAWDVKVMPDGRGLPPGSGSVEDGEVLFSDNCAVCHGEFAEGSGNWPKLAGGDGTLADQDPLKTVGSYWPYLSTAWDYVHRSMPFGAAQTLSADDTYAITAYILYSNFLVDEDFVLSNENFLEVEMPNADGFIVDDRAETEYPQWRTEPCMEGCKDSVEITMRATVLDVTPDDPTDDTPAEAQQVAQPVEAAPASEETAAEETAAEEAAAEQAPAAEATPAAADPAMIAAGENVFKKCKACHQVGEGAENKTGPQLNGIMGRVAGTVEGFKYSKAMTDAGAGGLVWTAETLAGFLAKPKDFMKGTKMSFAGLRKEEDIKAVEAYLGSFSE, from the coding sequence ATGTCGAAGTTTCTTAATACCTTCGCCCCTGTGATGGGCGGCACCGCCGTCCTGCTGGGCTCCGCCTACATTCTCGCCGACCAGTTCGTGGCTGACATGCCCGCCCCCCTCCGGGGCCAGGCCGTGCCCGCCGCTTCGGCTCAGGCAACCCCGGAGCCGGTGGCCGAAGAGACGGCGCAAGCCGCCGACGAGGCGGCCCCCGCCGAGCAAAGCGAGGCAACGGAGGAGCACGCCGAGCAAAGCGAGGCAACGGAGGAACACGCCGAGCAAAGCGAGGCAACGGAGGAGCAGCCCGAGCAAAGCGAGGCAACGTCGGTCGCCACTGCGAAGTACGGCCTTGGCCGCCCCGCCACTGAAGACGAAATCGCGGCCTGGGACGTAAAGGTCATGCCCGACGGGCGCGGGCTTCCGCCCGGTTCCGGCTCGGTCGAAGATGGCGAGGTGCTGTTTTCCGACAATTGCGCCGTCTGTCACGGCGAATTCGCCGAAGGCTCCGGCAACTGGCCCAAGCTGGCAGGCGGCGACGGCACGCTCGCCGACCAGGACCCGCTGAAGACCGTGGGCTCCTACTGGCCCTACCTTTCCACCGCCTGGGACTACGTCCACCGCTCCATGCCCTTCGGCGCGGCCCAGACCCTTTCGGCTGATGACACCTATGCCATCACCGCCTACATTCTGTACTCGAACTTCCTTGTCGACGAGGACTTCGTGCTGTCGAACGAGAACTTCCTGGAGGTCGAGATGCCCAATGCCGACGGCTTCATCGTCGATGACCGGGCCGAAACCGAGTATCCCCAGTGGCGCACCGAGCCCTGCATGGAGGGGTGCAAGGACAGCGTCGAGATCACGATGCGCGCCACCGTTCTCGATGTGACGCCGGACGATCCGACCGACGACACCCCTGCGGAAGCCCAACAGGTTGCGCAACCTGTCGAGGCCGCGCCCGCCTCCGAGGAGACTGCCGCCGAGGAGACTGCTGCCGAAGAAGCGGCAGCCGAGCAGGCTCCGGCCGCTGAAGCGACCCCGGCCGCTGCCGATCCCGCGATGATCGCCGCGGGCGAGAACGTCTTTAAGAAGTGCAAGGCCTGCCACCAGGTCGGCGAGGGGGCCGAAAACAAGACCGGCCCGCAGCTCAATGGCATCATGGGTCGCGTTGCGGGCACCGTGGAGGGCTTCAAGTATTCCAAGGCCATGACCGACGCAGGCGCGGGCGGGCTGGTCTGGACCGCCGAAACCCTCGCCGGCTTTCTGGCCAAGCCAAAGGACTTCATGAAGGGCACCAAGATGTCCTTCGCCGGTCTGCGCAAGGAGGAAGATATCAAGGCGGTTGAAGCCTACCTCGGCAGCTTCTCCGAATGA
- a CDS encoding c-type cytochrome, with translation MSLRAALATLVLLCAAQGAEADALGDVARGEQAFGKCKGCHQVGPEAANRIGPKLNGLFGRRAASIEGFKYSKAFARAGEKGLEWHADTLDAFLENPRQIVPGTRMSYRGEADATTRADLIAYLRSFSASPQNIPEADPTARATDHDVAPEILALVGDPDYGEYLSSECTSCHQSSGADEGIPSIILWPEEDFVVAMHAYKQKKRSHPVMNMIAGRLGDEEIAALAAFFATLEE, from the coding sequence ATGAGCCTGCGCGCGGCCCTCGCCACTCTGGTCCTTCTCTGCGCCGCACAAGGCGCAGAGGCGGATGCCCTGGGTGACGTGGCACGCGGGGAGCAGGCCTTTGGAAAGTGCAAGGGCTGCCACCAGGTCGGGCCGGAGGCCGCCAATCGCATCGGTCCCAAGCTCAACGGCCTGTTCGGGCGCAGGGCCGCCTCCATCGAAGGGTTCAAGTATTCCAAGGCCTTTGCACGCGCTGGCGAAAAAGGTCTCGAGTGGCATGCCGACACGCTCGACGCCTTTCTAGAGAACCCCAGGCAAATCGTGCCGGGAACCCGCATGAGCTACCGCGGCGAGGCGGACGCGACCACCAGGGCCGACCTCATCGCCTATCTGCGCAGCTTCTCCGCCTCGCCCCAGAACATCCCCGAGGCAGACCCCACCGCGCGCGCGACCGATCATGATGTAGCGCCCGAGATCCTCGCGCTGGTGGGTGATCCGGACTATGGTGAATATCTCTCGTCCGAATGCACCTCCTGCCACCAGTCCAGCGGCGCCGACGAGGGCATCCCCTCCATCATCCTCTGGCCGGAGGAGGATTTCGTGGTGGCGATGCACGCCTACAAGCAGAAGAAGCGCAGCCACCCCGTCATGAACATGATCGCCGGGCGGCTGGGCGATGAAGAGATCGCGGCGCTCGCCGCGTTTTTTGCGACCCTGGAAGAGTAG
- a CDS encoding NAD(P)/FAD-dependent oxidoreductase, translating into MKLNRRMFLGTASAGAATLSAPMVMGASHGMPRVVVIGGGAGGATAARYIAKDSEGAVDVTLIEPTRTYYTCFFSNLYIGGFRDLQSIAHSYGTLAAEYGINVVHDYAVRVDRDAKTVALASGGSVPYDKLVVSPGIDFIEGAVPGWSVMAQNKMPHAYKAGSQSELLKAQIEAMPEGGTYCMVAPPNPYRCPPGPYERISMVAHVLKQTNPTAKILIVDPKEKFSKQGLFEEGWQNHYTGMVERIGPDFGGDKVEVNPDEMTVTIDGVVEKVDVCNVIPAQKAGHIAEVAGLTENNWAPVNPADMTSKMDPDVTVLGDATNQGDMPKSGFSANSQAKVAANAILGGLTGSRVFPAKYSNTCWSLIATDDGVKVGAAYEPTEEKIASTDSFVSQTGEDAALRKATFEESLGWYAGITADMFG; encoded by the coding sequence ATGAAACTGAACAGACGGATGTTTCTCGGCACGGCCTCGGCCGGCGCCGCAACGCTTTCGGCGCCGATGGTCATGGGCGCCTCGCACGGCATGCCGCGTGTGGTGGTGATCGGCGGCGGGGCAGGAGGCGCGACGGCTGCTCGCTACATCGCCAAAGACAGCGAAGGCGCGGTCGATGTCACGCTGATCGAGCCCACCCGCACCTATTACACCTGCTTTTTCTCCAACCTCTACATCGGCGGCTTCCGCGACCTGCAGTCGATCGCCCACAGCTATGGCACGTTGGCGGCGGAGTATGGCATCAACGTCGTGCACGACTACGCCGTCAGAGTGGACCGTGACGCCAAGACCGTGGCGCTCGCCTCTGGCGGATCGGTGCCCTACGACAAGCTGGTGGTCTCGCCCGGCATCGACTTCATTGAGGGCGCGGTGCCCGGCTGGTCGGTCATGGCGCAGAACAAGATGCCTCACGCCTACAAGGCCGGCTCCCAGTCGGAGTTGCTGAAGGCCCAGATCGAGGCCATGCCCGAGGGCGGCACCTACTGCATGGTGGCCCCACCCAACCCCTACCGCTGCCCGCCCGGCCCCTACGAGCGCATCTCGATGGTGGCCCACGTGCTCAAGCAGACCAACCCGACCGCCAAGATCCTGATCGTCGACCCCAAGGAGAAGTTCTCCAAGCAGGGCCTCTTCGAGGAAGGCTGGCAGAACCACTACACCGGCATGGTCGAGCGCATCGGCCCCGATTTCGGCGGCGACAAGGTCGAGGTCAACCCCGACGAGATGACCGTCACCATCGACGGGGTCGTGGAAAAGGTCGACGTGTGCAACGTCATCCCGGCCCAGAAGGCGGGCCACATCGCCGAGGTGGCGGGCCTGACCGAGAACAACTGGGCCCCGGTCAACCCCGCCGACATGACCTCGAAGATGGATCCCGACGTGACCGTGCTGGGCGACGCCACCAACCAGGGCGACATGCCCAAGTCCGGCTTCTCGGCCAACAGCCAGGCCAAGGTCGCGGCCAACGCCATCCTCGGGGGGCTGACCGGCAGCCGCGTGTTCCCGGCCAAGTATTCCAACACCTGCTGGTCGCTCATCGCCACCGACGACGGGGTGAAGGTCGGCGCGGCCTACGAGCCGACCGAGGAGAAGATCGCCAGCACCGACAGCTTCGTCTCGCAGACCGGCGAGGATGCCGCGCTGCGCAAGGCGACCTTCGAGGAGAGCCTTGGCTGGTACGCCGGCATCACCGCCGACATGTTCGGCTAG
- a CDS encoding DUF302 domain-containing protein has translation MKHIALAATLAFSTPTLAQEAVTHDFEGSFEDATFAVESAIVGQGLVIDYTSHVGDMLNRTGEDVGSEVRIFEAADIFLFCSAVISRQVMEADPANIQHCPYGIFVTEMDGKVQIGHRDYPDGPMDAVEDLLESIIAEAMGG, from the coding sequence ATGAAACACATCGCACTCGCCGCAACTCTCGCGTTCAGCACCCCGACCCTCGCGCAGGAGGCCGTCACCCACGATTTCGAGGGCAGCTTCGAGGATGCCACCTTCGCCGTGGAAAGTGCCATCGTCGGCCAGGGCCTGGTGATCGACTACACCAGCCACGTTGGCGACATGCTCAACCGCACCGGCGAAGACGTGGGCTCCGAGGTCAGGATCTTCGAGGCCGCCGACATCTTCCTCTTCTGTTCCGCCGTGATCTCGCGGCAGGTCATGGAGGCCGACCCCGCCAATATCCAGCACTGCCCCTACGGCATCTTCGTCACCGAGATGGATGGCAAGGTGCAGATCGGCCACCGCGATTACCCCGACGGCCCGATGGACGCCGTGGAGGACCTGCTGGAGAGCATCATCGCCGAAGCGATGGGCGGGTGA
- a CDS encoding YeeE/YedE family protein, whose protein sequence is MIWLLDSLGEAPGLAFLGLAIGLLFGVAAQRSAFCLRAATVEVATLQAGPKLATWLIVFTSALALVQGFIAFGWLDLSQARQFSQPGSISGAVIGGVMFGIGMVLARGCASRLLVLSATGNLRALVAGLVLTLVAQAALTGILAPARLWLFSLWTVPPGPGRDLASTFGLVQPVPAIVGALALVAAITWSRLHTRKSNAQIVFSILVGAAVALGWLATYQASLVAFEPVSVGSITFTGPATDTLMGLVGSPSLPLSFGVGLVPGVFAGSFAASVASREFRIQRFEAEAPMERYLLGGSLMGFGAMLAGGCAVGAGVSGGAALSATAWLALFSMWVSAMATHHLLARMTPTPAPA, encoded by the coding sequence ATGATCTGGCTCCTGGACAGTTTGGGCGAAGCCCCTGGTTTGGCCTTCCTGGGCCTCGCCATCGGCCTGCTTTTCGGCGTGGCCGCGCAGCGCTCCGCCTTCTGTCTGCGTGCTGCGACGGTCGAGGTGGCAACGCTTCAGGCCGGGCCGAAGCTCGCGACATGGCTGATCGTCTTCACCTCCGCCCTGGCCCTGGTCCAAGGCTTCATCGCCTTCGGCTGGCTTGATCTTTCGCAGGCCCGCCAGTTCTCGCAGCCCGGCTCGATCTCCGGTGCCGTGATCGGCGGGGTGATGTTCGGCATCGGTATGGTCCTTGCTCGCGGCTGCGCCTCGCGCCTGCTGGTGCTCTCGGCCACCGGCAACCTGCGCGCGCTGGTCGCCGGCCTTGTGCTCACCCTCGTGGCGCAGGCCGCTCTCACCGGCATCCTCGCCCCGGCGCGCCTCTGGCTCTTTTCTCTCTGGACCGTCCCCCCCGGTCCCGGTCGAGACCTCGCCTCCACCTTCGGCCTCGTCCAGCCCGTGCCCGCAATCGTCGGGGCCCTCGCCCTGGTCGCCGCGATCACCTGGTCGCGCCTGCACACGCGCAAGAGCAACGCCCAGATCGTCTTTTCCATCCTCGTGGGCGCCGCCGTGGCGCTGGGCTGGCTCGCCACCTACCAGGCCTCGCTCGTGGCGTTCGAGCCTGTTTCTGTTGGCTCCATCACCTTCACCGGACCGGCCACCGACACGCTCATGGGCCTCGTCGGCTCTCCCTCCCTGCCGCTTTCCTTCGGGGTGGGCCTCGTTCCCGGGGTCTTCGCGGGCTCCTTTGCAGCCTCGGTCGCAAGCCGCGAGTTTCGCATCCAGCGCTTCGAAGCCGAGGCGCCGATGGAGCGCTACCTGCTCGGCGGGTCGCTCATGGGCTTTGGCGCCATGCTCGCGGGCGGCTGCGCCGTGGGCGCGGGCGTGTCCGGCGGCGCGGCCCTGAGCGCGACGGCCTGGCTCGCTCTCTTCTCGATGTGGGTCTCGGCGATGGCCACCCACCACCTCCTCGCCCGGATGACGCCCACCCCCGCTCCGGCCTGA
- a CDS encoding DUF167 domain-containing protein, giving the protein MQKGSFAHLAEPGSTLVVRATPNARHDTVLLQGSLVLVTTTASPEGGKANVAVRRNLAHALGVAPTRLTLVSGATSRDKQFRLD; this is encoded by the coding sequence ATGCAAAAGGGCTCCTTTGCCCACCTCGCCGAACCGGGCAGCACGCTTGTGGTGCGCGCCACGCCGAACGCGCGCCATGACACGGTTCTCTTGCAGGGCAGCCTCGTGCTGGTGACGACCACCGCTTCTCCGGAAGGCGGCAAGGCCAATGTCGCGGTGCGTCGCAACCTCGCTCATGCGCTCGGCGTGGCACCGACCCGTCTGACGCTCGTTTCCGGAGCGACCAGCCGGGACAAGCAGTTTCGGCTGGATTGA
- a CDS encoding class II histone deacetylase — MATGFFWDERCFWHHGGDYALTLPVGGYVQPGAGGLPDGPETKRRLKNLMSVSGLDRELAMRGAAEATREELLRVHPAKYLDAFKTMSDAGGGELGLRTPFGRGGYEVAALSAGLATEAVRAVCRGEIDNAYSLSRPPGHHCKPDWPNGFCLMANIAIAIEAARAEGRAERVAVLDWDVHHGNGTEACFWECAEVLTISIHQERNYPLDTGSASDRGAGAGEGANLNIPLPPGVGHRGYLAAMDRLVLPAIRAHAPDLVIVACGYDAGGMDPLGRMFCTAETFREMTLRVKALAGEICGGRLVLVHEGGYSEAHVPFLGHATLEALSGTSIRVPDPLADTLVKRQPGPAFDAFVDGLIAEQAEAAGL, encoded by the coding sequence ATGGCGACAGGATTTTTCTGGGACGAGCGGTGCTTCTGGCATCACGGCGGCGATTATGCCCTGACCCTGCCGGTGGGCGGATACGTGCAGCCCGGCGCGGGCGGCCTGCCCGATGGCCCCGAGACCAAGCGGCGGTTGAAGAACCTGATGAGCGTGAGCGGTCTGGACCGCGAACTGGCGATGCGCGGTGCGGCCGAGGCGACGCGGGAGGAACTCTTGCGCGTGCATCCGGCGAAGTACCTTGATGCCTTCAAGACGATGTCCGATGCCGGCGGCGGCGAACTTGGCTTGCGTACCCCCTTCGGCCGCGGCGGCTATGAGGTTGCGGCCCTCTCGGCGGGTCTGGCCACGGAGGCTGTCCGCGCTGTCTGCAGAGGCGAGATCGACAACGCCTATTCTCTCTCCCGCCCGCCCGGCCACCACTGCAAGCCCGACTGGCCCAACGGGTTCTGCCTGATGGCCAACATCGCCATCGCCATCGAGGCCGCACGGGCCGAGGGGCGGGCCGAACGCGTCGCCGTGCTGGACTGGGATGTGCACCACGGCAACGGCACCGAGGCCTGCTTCTGGGAGTGCGCGGAGGTGCTCACCATCTCGATCCACCAAGAGCGCAACTACCCGCTCGACACGGGCAGTGCCTCCGATCGGGGCGCGGGGGCAGGGGAGGGGGCCAACCTCAACATCCCGTTGCCGCCCGGCGTGGGCCACAGGGGCTACCTTGCGGCGATGGACCGGCTGGTGCTCCCGGCGATCCGCGCCCATGCCCCCGATCTCGTCATCGTCGCCTGTGGCTATGACGCCGGCGGGATGGACCCCCTGGGCCGCATGTTCTGCACCGCCGAAACCTTCCGGGAGATGACGCTGCGAGTGAAGGCGCTCGCGGGCGAGATCTGCGGCGGCAGGCTGGTTCTGGTTCACGAGGGGGGCTACTCCGAGGCCCATGTGCCCTTTCTGGGTCACGCCACGCTCGAAGCCCTGTCCGGCACCTCGATCCGCGTGCCCGACCCACTGGCCGATACCCTGGTGAAGCGCCAGCCCGGCCCGGCGTTCGATGCCTTCGTCGATGGCCTCATCGCCGAGCAGGCGGAGGCCGCGGGCCTATGA
- a CDS encoding DUF1801 domain-containing protein: MIFDVACATPGVGALEESLKWGQPSYATVETGAGSPIRLGCPKAGGHALYVPCTTRIIPDFRALFPKAFHYEGSRAVLFEDSVNHDEEPLRLLIASALTYHARKKAHAR, from the coding sequence ATGATTTTCGATGTTGCCTGTGCCACCCCCGGCGTCGGCGCGCTCGAAGAAAGTCTGAAGTGGGGCCAGCCGAGTTATGCGACGGTGGAGACCGGTGCCGGATCGCCGATCCGCCTGGGCTGCCCGAAAGCGGGCGGCCACGCGCTTTATGTTCCCTGCACCACTCGGATCATCCCCGATTTCAGGGCGCTCTTCCCCAAGGCCTTCCATTACGAAGGGTCGCGCGCGGTGCTCTTCGAGGACAGTGTTAACCACGATGAGGAGCCACTGCGCCTGCTCATTGCCTCTGCGCTCACCTATCACGCCCGCAAGAAGGCGCATGCGCGGTGA
- the trpA gene encoding tryptophan synthase subunit alpha, with protein sequence MTRIDDTFARLKSEGKKAFVAYVMAGDPDFDTSLEIVKSLPGAGVDIIELGAPFTDPMADGPTIQLAGQRALEAGMTMGRTLEMVRAFRAGNTTTPIVLMGYYNPIYSRGVDTFLAEAKEAGVDGLIVVDLPPEEDDELCIPAQKAGLNFIRLATPTTDEKRLPKVLQNTSGFVYYVSITGITGSAEAQAGDVGPEVARIKAQTDLPVIVGFGIKTPDGARNIASVADGAVVGSAIVAQIAEGKSASDVTAFVKSLADGAHSA encoded by the coding sequence ATGACCCGCATTGATGACACCTTCGCCCGCCTCAAGTCCGAGGGCAAAAAGGCTTTCGTGGCCTATGTCATGGCCGGCGACCCGGATTTTGACACCTCGCTGGAGATCGTGAAGAGCCTGCCCGGCGCCGGCGTCGACATCATCGAGCTCGGCGCGCCTTTCACCGACCCGATGGCGGACGGGCCGACGATCCAGCTCGCCGGTCAGCGGGCCCTGGAGGCGGGCATGACCATGGGTCGCACGCTGGAGATGGTGCGTGCCTTTCGTGCCGGCAACACCACCACACCCATTGTGCTGATGGGCTACTACAACCCGATCTACAGCCGCGGCGTCGATACCTTTCTTGCCGAGGCGAAGGAGGCAGGCGTGGACGGGCTGATCGTGGTGGACCTGCCGCCCGAAGAGGATGACGAGCTGTGCATCCCGGCGCAGAAGGCCGGACTCAACTTCATCCGGCTGGCGACTCCCACAACCGACGAAAAGCGTCTGCCCAAGGTTCTGCAGAACACCTCGGGCTTCGTGTATTACGTGTCGATCACCGGGATCACCGGCTCGGCCGAGGCGCAGGCGGGCGACGTGGGCCCCGAGGTGGCGCGGATCAAGGCCCAGACCGATTTGCCGGTGATCGTGGGCTTCGGAATCAAGACCCCGGATGGGGCCCGCAACATCGCTTCGGTCGCGGATGGCGCCGTGGTGGGCTCTGCCATCGTGGCCCAGATTGCAGAGGGCAAGTCAGCCTCGGATGTGACCGCCTTCGTCAAGAGCCTCGCAGACGGCGCACATTCGGCCTGA